In Micromonospora sp. WMMA1363, a genomic segment contains:
- a CDS encoding glycosyltransferase — MRVGLVCAHADPSRRAGGPAVGTHQHIARVAAELAGRGHDVRVYERRDDSAQAATDTVDGYHVERVPVGPAVGVPTAELVPYVAEFGRWLADRWTGKWTPEVVHGHYWVGGLAAAHAVRETDIPVVQTFHSLGAERLRHLGSRYDAPDERIPLERALIRAVDIAVAQCNDEVDELTRMGVQRTSVALVPPGVDTGRFHPDGEAAPREERARILSVTAFDAGHGQEDLVRAMRLVGDAELVIAGGPPVEQLGGHAEARQLRELAERSGVADQVTLVGAVPHDQMATWYRSADVVACTPRYSSAGRVSLEAMACGVPVVGYAMGGIADAVVDEVTGRLVTPGDLRALGVTLRRLLADDAGRFAYGHAAVDRVRCSYTWDRTAGALERLYERVVSRRRPVEAA; from the coding sequence ATGCGCGTCGGCCTGGTCTGCGCGCACGCCGACCCGTCCCGGCGAGCCGGCGGGCCGGCCGTCGGAACCCACCAGCACATCGCGCGGGTCGCCGCCGAGCTGGCCGGGCGAGGTCACGACGTCCGGGTGTACGAGCGCCGAGACGATTCGGCGCAGGCGGCGACGGACACCGTTGACGGCTACCACGTCGAGCGTGTCCCGGTCGGTCCGGCGGTCGGGGTGCCCACCGCCGAGCTGGTCCCGTACGTCGCCGAGTTCGGCCGCTGGCTGGCCGACCGGTGGACCGGGAAGTGGACGCCCGAGGTGGTGCACGGGCACTACTGGGTGGGCGGGCTGGCCGCGGCGCACGCGGTCCGGGAGACCGACATCCCGGTCGTGCAGACCTTCCACTCGCTCGGTGCGGAGCGGCTGCGCCACCTCGGTTCGCGCTACGACGCGCCGGACGAGCGGATCCCGCTGGAGCGGGCGCTCATCCGGGCCGTGGACATCGCGGTGGCGCAGTGCAACGACGAGGTCGACGAGCTGACCCGGATGGGGGTGCAACGCACGTCGGTGGCGTTGGTGCCGCCAGGGGTCGACACCGGGCGGTTCCACCCGGACGGCGAGGCGGCGCCGCGCGAGGAGCGGGCGCGGATCCTCTCGGTCACCGCGTTCGACGCCGGTCATGGACAGGAGGACCTGGTCCGCGCCATGCGGCTGGTCGGGGACGCCGAGCTGGTGATCGCCGGCGGTCCACCCGTTGAGCAGCTCGGCGGGCACGCGGAGGCGCGCCAGCTGCGCGAGCTGGCCGAGCGGAGTGGGGTGGCCGACCAGGTGACCCTGGTGGGGGCGGTGCCGCACGACCAGATGGCCACCTGGTACCGGTCGGCGGACGTGGTGGCCTGCACCCCGCGCTACTCGTCGGCGGGACGGGTGTCGCTGGAGGCGATGGCCTGCGGGGTACCGGTCGTGGGCTACGCGATGGGCGGCATCGCCGACGCGGTGGTGGACGAGGTGACCGGGCGCCTGGTGACACCGGGTGACCTCCGCGCCCTCGGGGTGACGCTGCGCCGGCTGCTCGCGGACGATGCCGGGCGGTTCGCGTACGGCCACGCCGCCGTGGACCGGGTGCGGTGCAGTTACACCTGGGACCGGACCGCCGGCGCGCTGGAACGCCTCTACGAGCGGGTGGTCAGCCGCCGCCGGCCGGTCGAGGCGGCCTGA
- a CDS encoding SDR family oxidoreductase: MPLTRSLADAVVVITGASSGIGTATAYALARRGTAVVLAARSDSALHRVARRCRELGGRAVAVPTDVTDPAAVERLADRAVTEFDRIDGWVNNAAVGAVGLFDEIPVEEFRRVLEVNLLGAAYGIRAALPHLGAAGGGVVVNNASMLAEVAMPYQAAYNATKHGIRGLADTVRQELRLTGRGDISICTVLPATIDTPFFRHAANHTGKELLPPPPVYPPDVVARTIVRMLRRPRREAYAGGAARLVGLQWRVAPALAERLLGWYAQRTQFGPGARLDSSGNIFSPHAGAEREGGWHGRRRQLVRMGTAFGLAAGTALGTAAAMARRGWADHR; the protein is encoded by the coding sequence ATGCCTCTCACCCGCAGCCTCGCCGATGCCGTCGTGGTGATCACCGGAGCCTCCAGCGGGATCGGCACCGCCACCGCGTACGCGCTCGCCCGCCGGGGCACCGCGGTCGTGCTGGCCGCCCGCAGCGATTCGGCCCTGCACCGGGTCGCACGGCGCTGCCGCGAACTGGGCGGACGGGCCGTGGCCGTCCCGACCGACGTGACCGACCCGGCGGCGGTGGAGCGGCTGGCCGACCGGGCGGTGACGGAATTCGACCGGATCGACGGCTGGGTCAACAACGCCGCGGTCGGCGCGGTCGGGCTGTTCGACGAGATCCCGGTCGAGGAGTTCCGCCGGGTCCTGGAGGTGAACCTGCTCGGCGCCGCCTACGGAATCCGCGCCGCCCTACCTCACCTCGGCGCGGCCGGCGGCGGGGTGGTGGTCAACAACGCGTCGATGCTCGCCGAGGTGGCGATGCCGTACCAGGCGGCGTACAACGCGACGAAGCACGGGATCCGGGGACTGGCCGACACGGTCCGCCAGGAGCTGCGGCTGACCGGACGGGGCGACATCTCGATCTGCACCGTGCTGCCCGCCACGATCGACACGCCGTTCTTCCGGCACGCCGCCAACCACACCGGGAAGGAACTGCTGCCGCCCCCGCCGGTCTACCCGCCGGATGTGGTGGCGCGGACGATCGTCCGGATGCTGCGGCGACCACGCCGCGAGGCGTACGCGGGCGGCGCCGCCCGCCTCGTCGGCCTGCAGTGGCGGGTCGCGCCGGCGCTCGCCGAGCGGCTGCTCGGCTGGTACGCCCAGCGCACCCAGTTCGGCCCGGGCGCCCGCCTCGACAGCAGCGGAAACATCTTCTCCCCACACGCCGGGGCCGAACGCGAGGGCGGCTGGCACGGCCGGCGTCGACAACTGGTCCGGATGGGCACCGCTTTCGGCCTCGCCGCCGGAACGGCGCTGGGTACGGCCGCGGCGATGGCCCGACGGGGATGGGCAGACCACCGATGA